CTGATCCATTGGGGCAGCTTGTGACCTTTGAGGCGATCGGTTCCCGCTTCGGCGGCTTCCGCTTTGACAAAGCACCAGAGCCAGAGGATGGATTTCATTTTATTGCCCCCGCTCAGATCACGCCCTCCGATTGGCTGATCGACCTGCGCGCCGAGGCAGAGAGCGGGCCCGCTTTGCCAAACGCCATCCGCCGTAGCGTTTCGGATTTCGAATACCCCACCACGCATCCGCAGGGGCCGCGCGCGGTGCTCGCGTGCCGCTCTGGTTTGCGGTCATGGCAAGCCGCAACACGGCTGCGCGGCCACTGGGACGGCGAAATTGCCCTGATCGCCCTTGGCGACGTTCAACAGGAGACAGATACATGAAACACCTCACCCTGATCTTTGCCCTTTTGGCCAGCCCGGCCATGGCGCAGGACAAGATGACCCTGATCCTCGATTGGTTCATAAACCCCGATCACGGGCCCATCATTCTGGCCGAGGAATTGGGATATTTCAAAGAAGCCGGACTCGAGGTAGAGGTCATTGCCCCCGCCGACCCAAGTGATCCGCCCAAGATGGTCGCCGCCGGGCAAGCCGATCTTGCGATTTCCTATCAGCCGCAATTGCACATGCAGATCGAGAATGGCCTTCCGCTGCGCCGCGTTGGCACGCTCGTTGCCACGCCGCTCAATTGTCTCTTGGTGTTAGAGGATGGGCCGATCAAATCCACGGCTGACCTTAAGGGCCGCAAGGTTGGTTTTTCGGTGGCTGGCGTCGAAGAAGTGCTGCTTTCAACAATTCTTGCGCAGCATGGCCACAGCCTGAGCGATATCGAACTGGTCAGCGTCAACTGGTCGCTGTCGCCCTCGCTCATGTCCGGTCAGGTCGATGCGGTGATCGGCGCCTATCGTAACTTCGAGCTTAATCAGATGGAGATCGAAGGCGTGCCGGGCCGCTGTTTCTATATCGAGGAAGAAGGTGTGCCCGCCTATGACGAGCTGATCTATGTCGCCAATCCCGATTCGATGGATGCCGAGATGATCCGCCGCTTTCTGCACGCCACTGAGCGCGCAACGCAGTACATCATGAACCATCCGCAAGACAGCTGGGAGATTTTCGCAGGCACTTCGCCCGAATTGCAGGATGAGCTTAATGAAAAGGCTTGGGTTGACACTTTTCCACGCTTTGCAACCCGGCCCGCCGCCTTGGATCACGCGCGCTACAAGCGGTTTGAACAATTCCTGCTCGACGCAGGAATGATCAGTGACGCGACCCCGGTTTCCGGGCTTGCCATGGACCTGAACGCAGAATGACGCGCGATTACGGAACGACCTTTCCCCGCTTGCGCGATGCGGCGGGCACGGTCTGGCAGGACTATACGCATCACGCCTTTGTCGAAGGATTGGGTAACGGCACGTTACCGCGCAAGGCCTTCCTTGGTTATCTCGTGCAGGATTACGTATTCCTAATCCATTTTGCGCGGGCTTGGGCGCTCGCTGTGACCAAAGCCGATGCGCTCGAGGAAATGCGCGCCTGCGCCGCCACCGTTGATGCGCTGGTCAATCACGAACTTAGCCTGCATGTGAAAACCTGCGCCGAGGCGGGGCTAAGCGAGGCGGATCTCTACACCGCCGAAGAGCATCCCGCCAACCTTGCC
The nucleotide sequence above comes from Roseovarius mucosus. Encoded proteins:
- the tenA gene encoding thiaminase II — encoded protein: MTRDYGTTFPRLRDAAGTVWQDYTHHAFVEGLGNGTLPRKAFLGYLVQDYVFLIHFARAWALAVTKADALEEMRACAATVDALVNHELSLHVKTCAEAGLSEADLYTAEEHPANLAYTRYVLDAGHSGNFLDLLAALTPCVMGYGEIGARLGPVPADHPYADWINTYAGDAYQQVCRDSGTLFDGAVLLRLGAGAETTPAWGRLCQRFTTATRLEVSFWDMGLSFGA
- a CDS encoding ABC transporter substrate-binding protein; this translates as MKHLTLIFALLASPAMAQDKMTLILDWFINPDHGPIILAEELGYFKEAGLEVEVIAPADPSDPPKMVAAGQADLAISYQPQLHMQIENGLPLRRVGTLVATPLNCLLVLEDGPIKSTADLKGRKVGFSVAGVEEVLLSTILAQHGHSLSDIELVSVNWSLSPSLMSGQVDAVIGAYRNFELNQMEIEGVPGRCFYIEEEGVPAYDELIYVANPDSMDAEMIRRFLHATERATQYIMNHPQDSWEIFAGTSPELQDELNEKAWVDTFPRFATRPAALDHARYKRFEQFLLDAGMISDATPVSGLAMDLNAE